A single genomic interval of Rhodopseudomonas palustris harbors:
- a CDS encoding response regulator codes for MYRIDFNKLRFLICDDNPHMRRILRTLLHSFGTREVYEAEDGATALEMYSHYSPDILITDWEMPIFDGLELAQMIRQPEAKGNPYAPIIMLTAHSEKRRVTLARDAGVTEFLAKPISSKGLYQRILNVVASPRPFIRTRNYFGPDRRRNTTAGYIGPERRHGGEADIIQQPSLLDKARVNT; via the coding sequence ATGTATCGGATCGACTTCAACAAGCTGCGCTTCCTGATTTGCGACGACAATCCGCACATGCGGCGCATCCTGCGCACGCTGCTGCACTCGTTCGGCACCCGCGAAGTCTATGAGGCCGAAGACGGCGCCACCGCGCTGGAAATGTACAGCCACTATTCGCCCGACATCCTGATCACCGATTGGGAGATGCCGATCTTCGACGGGCTGGAGCTGGCGCAGATGATCCGGCAGCCGGAGGCCAAGGGCAATCCGTATGCGCCGATCATCATGCTGACCGCGCATTCGGAAAAGCGCCGCGTCACGCTGGCGCGCGATGCCGGCGTCACCGAATTCCTCGCCAAGCCGATCTCGTCGAAGGGGCTGTATCAGCGCATCCTCAACGTGGTGGCGAGCCCGCGCCCGTTCATCCGCACCCGCAATTACTTCGGCCCCGACCGCCGCCGCAACACCACCGCCGGCTATATCGGCCCGGAGCGGCGCCACGGCGGCGAAGCGGACATCATCCAGCAGCCGTCGCTGCTCGATAAGGCCCGGGTCAACACCTAG
- a CDS encoding Hpt domain-containing protein → MSKPRPGDIQVATFPTHQVITQANPLRRAMRRLAEDAPAETADDPVARAEAALASLSGEFGDWMAEECQRLAAAHADLVRDGVTKDSRAALFRAAHDIKGDAATFGFPAAAATAASLCRIIEHAPDLAKVPAELIANHVAAIQAIVREGAGGQKSEVQRALNRKLRGVADDYLAAVNRDRPEHLEAIFAPSIAPDE, encoded by the coding sequence ATGAGCAAGCCACGCCCCGGCGACATTCAGGTCGCGACCTTCCCGACCCATCAGGTGATCACCCAGGCCAACCCGCTGCGCCGCGCGATGCGGCGGCTGGCCGAGGACGCCCCAGCGGAGACCGCCGACGATCCGGTGGCACGCGCCGAAGCCGCGCTGGCGTCGCTGTCCGGCGAGTTCGGCGACTGGATGGCCGAGGAATGCCAGCGGCTCGCCGCCGCCCATGCCGATCTGGTGCGTGACGGCGTCACCAAGGACAGCCGCGCCGCACTGTTTCGCGCCGCCCACGACATCAAGGGCGACGCCGCCACCTTCGGCTTTCCGGCCGCGGCCGCGACCGCCGCCAGCCTGTGCCGGATCATCGAGCACGCGCCCGATCTCGCCAAAGTCCCGGCCGAACTGATCGCCAACCACGTCGCCGCGATCCAGGCGATCGTTCGCGAAGGCGCCGGCGGCCAGAAGTCCGAAGTGCAACGCGCGCTGAACCGCAAGCTGCGCGGCGTCGCCGACGATTACCTCGCCGCCGTCAACCGCGATCGCCCCGAACACCTCGAAGCCATCTTCGCCCCGAGCATCGCACCGGACGAGTAA
- a CDS encoding DUF2336 domain-containing protein, which translates to MIVRQFISWIRHAPAGERAEATRALARAWLISDLTIDDRIAAEGALLLMLDDPAAQVRQAIAEVFASHPDAPPTIVRALASDQASVALPVLEFSPLLLDADLVDIVATGDNAVQCAVARRFQLPAAVCAAIAEVGSPAAALELIENPHAELAPFSWDRIVERHGHLAAIRESMLALPDLPAATRLALVAKLSDTLQQFVVARGWLSADRAARATGEAMDRSTIAIAARARGADMAALMRHLCETRTLTAGLILRALLSGNLLLVEHALAELSGTAPARVAALLADGGRASLNALLGRAGLPETVFPAFRAALAAEREIGFVANESSAARLRRRMVERVLTQCETDPDAAGPLLILLRRFATEFAREEAAALRDEVIAEEASWRYAPVAA; encoded by the coding sequence ATGATTGTTCGGCAGTTCATCAGTTGGATCCGTCACGCACCGGCCGGCGAACGTGCCGAAGCCACCCGCGCTCTCGCCCGCGCCTGGTTGATTTCCGATCTCACGATCGACGACCGCATCGCCGCCGAAGGCGCGCTGCTGCTGATGCTGGATGATCCCGCTGCCCAGGTGCGGCAGGCGATCGCCGAAGTGTTCGCATCCCATCCCGACGCCCCGCCGACGATCGTGCGCGCACTCGCTTCCGATCAGGCCTCGGTGGCGCTGCCGGTGCTGGAATTCTCGCCGCTCTTGCTCGATGCCGATCTGGTCGACATCGTCGCCACCGGTGACAACGCCGTGCAATGCGCGGTGGCGCGGCGTTTCCAACTGCCCGCCGCGGTGTGCGCGGCGATCGCCGAGGTCGGCTCACCCGCCGCAGCGCTGGAGCTGATCGAAAACCCGCACGCCGAACTGGCGCCGTTCTCCTGGGACCGCATCGTCGAGCGCCACGGCCATCTCGCCGCGATCCGCGAGTCGATGCTGGCGCTGCCCGATCTGCCGGCGGCGACGCGGCTGGCGCTGGTGGCGAAGCTGTCCGACACCTTGCAGCAATTCGTGGTGGCGCGCGGCTGGCTCAGCGCCGACCGCGCCGCGCGCGCAACCGGCGAGGCGATGGATCGCTCCACCATCGCGATCGCGGCGCGCGCCCGCGGCGCCGACATGGCGGCGTTGATGCGGCATCTGTGCGAGACCCGCACGCTGACCGCGGGACTGATCCTGCGCGCGCTGCTATCCGGCAATCTCCTGCTGGTCGAACACGCGCTCGCCGAGCTCTCCGGCACTGCGCCGGCGCGGGTCGCGGCGCTGCTCGCCGACGGCGGCCGCGCTTCGCTCAATGCGCTGCTCGGCCGCGCCGGGCTGCCGGAAACCGTCTTCCCGGCGTTCCGCGCCGCGCTCGCCGCCGAGCGTGAGATCGGCTTCGTCGCCAATGAATCCAGCGCCGCACGGCTCCGCCGCCGCATGGTCGAGCGGGTGTTGACCCAGTGCGAGACCGATCCGGATGCGGCCGGTCCGCTGTTGATCCTGCTGCGCCGCTTCGCCACCGAATTCGCCCGCGAAGAAGCCGCCGCGCTGCGCGACGAAGTGATCGCCGAAGAAGCCAGCTGGCGCTACGCGCCGGTCGCGGCGTAG
- a CDS encoding ABC transporter permease — protein sequence MQTAISKATTARLRRATELAVGPLLLFGVWWLAARGGWVNKDLLPSPVDTLRDTAAAIWSGSMTKDFWHTMVRVAYSIAIAIVAGVPVGIVLGAKAAVYRSVEFIVDFFRSTPATAMFPLFLLLFGLGDLAKIAVAAFAAWLVIVFNVAYGVMNARQTRILAARSMGASSLRIFRDVIFFETLPQTFIGLRTAVSLALVVIIVAEMFIGATDGMGHRIIDAQISYSLTDMYGSILIAGAMGYGLNLILLFIERSIIHWSGK from the coding sequence GTGCAAACAGCCATCTCGAAAGCCACCACAGCAAGGCTGCGACGCGCGACCGAACTTGCTGTCGGCCCGCTGCTGCTGTTCGGCGTCTGGTGGCTCGCCGCGCGTGGCGGCTGGGTCAACAAGGATCTGCTGCCCTCCCCGGTCGACACCCTTCGCGACACCGCTGCTGCGATCTGGTCCGGCAGCATGACCAAGGATTTCTGGCACACCATGGTCCGCGTAGCTTACTCGATCGCGATTGCGATCGTCGCGGGCGTTCCGGTCGGCATCGTGCTCGGTGCCAAGGCGGCGGTGTATCGCTCGGTCGAGTTCATCGTCGACTTCTTCCGCTCGACGCCGGCGACCGCGATGTTTCCGCTGTTTCTGCTGCTGTTCGGGCTCGGCGATCTCGCCAAGATCGCAGTGGCGGCATTCGCGGCGTGGCTGGTGATCGTTTTCAACGTCGCCTACGGCGTGATGAATGCGCGGCAGACCCGCATCCTCGCCGCGCGGTCGATGGGCGCGTCCTCGCTGCGCATCTTCCGCGACGTCATCTTCTTCGAGACCCTGCCGCAGACCTTCATCGGACTCCGCACGGCGGTGTCGCTGGCGCTGGTGGTGATCATCGTCGCCGAGATGTTCATCGGCGCCACCGACGGCATGGGCCACCGCATCATCGATGCGCAGATCTCCTACTCGCTCACCGACATGTACGGCTCGATCCTGATCGCCGGTGCGATGGGCTACGGCCTCAATCTGATCCTGCTGTTTATCGAGCGCTCGATCATCCACTGGTCGGGCAAATGA
- a CDS encoding ABC transporter substrate-binding protein, whose protein sequence is MSKSLLLAATLTAALSTIGGAQAACDKMDKVTAAWLPIMQTTAYYVALDQKLFEKACIEIDSAKMESPNQIIDALIAGRADFGPPGAAAGIAMIAESKFPGKLKVFGLQGGGIKVDRINDGLIVKPDSTIKSFADLKGKTLGHVPGIQWRTISRHMVKAAGLDPDKDVKLVDLAVAMQVPAVVGGTADATLSLEPVGSIAVASGKAKRAMTNPVASVIADPFYSGASVMTTKFMTERPDVARRVVAVIDQATDLVNADFNKYKAVLPAYTPIKADQLDLVAQPYLRGFKDLNDTDVKSYQALVDVFVAEGVVPGPINVREKLLTKADLGE, encoded by the coding sequence ATGTCCAAATCACTTCTGCTGGCCGCCACGCTCACGGCTGCGCTCTCCACCATCGGCGGCGCGCAGGCGGCCTGCGACAAGATGGACAAGGTCACTGCGGCCTGGCTGCCGATCATGCAGACCACCGCTTACTACGTCGCGCTCGATCAGAAGCTGTTCGAGAAGGCCTGCATCGAGATCGACTCCGCCAAGATGGAATCGCCGAACCAGATCATCGACGCGCTGATCGCCGGCCGCGCCGATTTCGGCCCGCCCGGCGCTGCCGCCGGCATCGCGATGATCGCGGAGTCAAAGTTTCCCGGCAAGCTGAAGGTCTTCGGGCTGCAGGGCGGCGGCATCAAGGTCGACCGCATCAATGACGGGCTGATCGTCAAGCCGGACAGCACCATCAAGAGCTTCGCCGATCTCAAAGGCAAGACGCTCGGCCACGTGCCCGGCATCCAGTGGCGGACGATCTCCCGCCATATGGTGAAGGCGGCGGGCCTCGATCCCGACAAGGACGTCAAGCTGGTCGACCTCGCGGTCGCGATGCAGGTGCCGGCGGTGGTCGGCGGCACGGCCGACGCCACGCTGTCGCTGGAGCCGGTCGGCTCGATCGCGGTCGCCTCCGGCAAGGCCAAGCGCGCGATGACCAATCCGGTCGCCAGCGTGATCGCCGATCCGTTCTACTCCGGCGCCTCGGTGATGACGACCAAGTTCATGACCGAGCGCCCCGACGTCGCCCGCCGCGTCGTTGCGGTGATCGATCAGGCCACCGACCTCGTCAACGCCGACTTCAACAAATACAAGGCGGTGCTGCCGGCCTACACGCCGATCAAGGCCGATCAGCTCGATCTGGTGGCGCAGCCTTACTTGCGCGGCTTCAAGGATCTCAACGACACCGACGTCAAATCCTATCAGGCGCTGGTCGACGTATTCGTTGCCGAAGGCGTGGTGCCGGGGCCGATCAACGTTCGCGAGAAGCTGCTGACCAAGGCGGATCTCGGCGAATGA
- a CDS encoding ABC transporter ATP-binding protein → MTETAPTPPAAKPGRQAKMTIRGLRKTFNDAVIYDGFDLDLPLGQFISVFGPNGCGKSTLINMISGLMPMDAGEVLYDGQRISETRISYVFQNYREALFPWLKAIDNIHYPLKVMGVPRAERKRRIEKLLAEFEIRIDLNAYPYTLSGGQQQTVSILRALVTEPEVLFLDEPFSALDYEMTMSMREQLQKIFMKTKTTMLLVSHDLDEAIEQADKLVLLTRRPTKVAEIVEIGLPWPRDRAVTTGDAFMTLKRHCLDRFWQEVKK, encoded by the coding sequence ATGACCGAGACTGCCCCTACGCCCCCCGCCGCGAAGCCCGGTCGGCAGGCGAAGATGACGATCCGCGGCCTGCGCAAGACGTTCAACGACGCCGTCATCTACGACGGCTTCGACCTGGACTTGCCGCTCGGCCAGTTCATCTCGGTGTTCGGTCCGAACGGCTGCGGCAAGAGCACGCTGATCAACATGATCTCGGGCTTGATGCCGATGGACGCCGGCGAGGTGCTGTATGACGGCCAGCGCATCAGCGAGACGCGAATCTCCTACGTGTTCCAGAACTATCGCGAGGCGCTGTTTCCCTGGCTGAAGGCGATCGACAACATCCACTACCCACTCAAGGTGATGGGCGTACCGCGCGCCGAGCGCAAGCGGCGGATCGAGAAGCTGCTGGCCGAGTTCGAGATCCGCATCGATCTCAATGCCTATCCCTACACGCTGTCGGGCGGGCAGCAGCAGACGGTGTCGATCCTGCGCGCATTGGTGACCGAGCCGGAGGTGTTGTTTCTCGACGAACCGTTCTCGGCGCTCGACTACGAGATGACGATGTCGATGCGCGAGCAGCTGCAGAAGATCTTCATGAAGACGAAGACCACCATGCTGCTGGTGTCGCACGACCTCGACGAGGCGATCGAGCAGGCCGACAAGCTGGTGCTGCTGACGCGGCGCCCGACCAAGGTCGCCGAAATCGTCGAGATCGGTCTGCCGTGGCCGCGCGACCGCGCCGTCACCACAGGCGATGCGTTCATGACGCTCAAGCGTCACTGCCTCGATCGCTTCTGGCAGGAAGTAAAGAAATGA
- a CDS encoding carbon-nitrogen hydrolase family protein — translation MTKRRFRAAAVQTLAKLGDFDFNIALATAYVEDAVRQGAELIVFPECMDTGYLFDSPEHCRELAETLTEGPFVKALAALSRKHGVYIASGITEWDPAKEKIFNTGIMFDRKGEVACHYHKQFLATHDQNWFAFGERGCPVVDTDLGKIGLLICFDGRIPEIFRAMTMQGAEVIVDMANFFAMDQADMWGPARSYENGVWLVAATKAGYERSIYYPGGSMIVDPKGRVLSKVPYDTHGMSIATIDLDAAADKSIYTANDKIADRRPETYGIMALPYEETPVYGVADRPLIPSKSVTKVAAVQMHVTPECSVAEVLDMVDHTAKLGAKVITLPEYAFSAQYILTPAEAAAAADQAAANLAAVAKISARYGCLIAAPIVERAAAGLYVTTVLIGPDGKEIGRYRKTHLTAEERKWAVAGFDYPVFDTPFGRIGVMSGYDAVFPETSRCLAIGAADIILWPAALREPFERELLAVPRAEDNRVAVVLANRVDSPYPGGSMVIPPTGFPQWDINIAAPRVMKLGAVMPKHIDIAVCRQKMMIPKVDMFANRLVETYAPIVAA, via the coding sequence ATGACGAAGCGCCGGTTTCGCGCCGCTGCGGTGCAGACACTCGCCAAGTTGGGCGATTTCGACTTCAACATCGCGCTAGCGACGGCTTACGTCGAGGACGCCGTCCGCCAGGGTGCCGAACTGATCGTGTTCCCGGAATGCATGGACACCGGCTATCTGTTCGACTCGCCCGAGCACTGCCGCGAACTGGCCGAGACGCTGACCGAAGGTCCGTTCGTCAAGGCGCTGGCGGCGCTGAGCCGCAAGCACGGCGTCTATATCGCCAGCGGCATCACCGAATGGGATCCGGCCAAAGAGAAGATCTTCAACACCGGCATCATGTTCGACCGCAAGGGCGAAGTTGCGTGCCACTATCACAAGCAATTCCTCGCCACCCACGATCAGAACTGGTTCGCGTTCGGCGAGCGTGGTTGCCCGGTGGTCGATACCGATCTCGGCAAGATCGGCCTCCTGATCTGCTTCGACGGCCGCATCCCCGAGATCTTCCGCGCCATGACGATGCAGGGCGCCGAGGTGATCGTCGACATGGCGAACTTCTTTGCGATGGACCAGGCCGACATGTGGGGCCCGGCGCGCTCTTATGAAAACGGCGTCTGGCTGGTGGCCGCCACCAAGGCCGGTTACGAGCGCTCGATCTACTATCCGGGCGGCAGCATGATCGTCGATCCGAAGGGGCGCGTGCTGTCGAAGGTGCCTTACGACACCCACGGGATGTCGATAGCCACCATCGACCTCGACGCCGCAGCAGACAAATCGATCTACACCGCCAACGACAAGATCGCCGACCGCCGTCCCGAGACCTACGGCATCATGGCGTTGCCCTATGAAGAGACGCCGGTCTATGGCGTCGCCGATCGCCCGCTGATCCCGTCGAAATCGGTGACCAAGGTGGCGGCGGTGCAGATGCACGTGACGCCCGAGTGCAGCGTCGCGGAGGTGCTCGACATGGTCGACCACACCGCCAAGCTCGGTGCCAAGGTCATCACCCTGCCCGAATACGCGTTCAGTGCGCAGTACATCCTGACGCCCGCGGAAGCGGCTGCGGCCGCCGATCAGGCCGCGGCGAACCTTGCCGCGGTGGCAAAGATCAGCGCGCGCTACGGCTGCCTGATCGCCGCGCCGATCGTCGAGCGCGCCGCTGCGGGGCTCTATGTGACCACCGTGCTGATCGGTCCCGACGGCAAGGAGATCGGCCGCTATCGCAAGACACATCTCACCGCCGAGGAGCGCAAATGGGCCGTCGCCGGCTTCGACTATCCGGTGTTCGACACGCCGTTCGGCCGTATCGGCGTGATGTCGGGCTATGACGCGGTGTTTCCGGAAACCTCGCGCTGCCTCGCGATCGGCGCGGCCGACATCATCCTGTGGCCGGCGGCGCTGCGCGAGCCGTTCGAACGCGAACTGCTCGCTGTGCCGCGCGCCGAGGACAATCGGGTCGCGGTCGTGCTCGCCAACCGGGTCGACAGCCCCTACCCCGGCGGCAGCATGGTGATCCCGCCGACCGGCTTCCCGCAGTGGGACATCAACATCGCGGCGCCGCGCGTCATGAAGCTCGGCGCGGTGATGCCGAAGCACATCGATATCGCGGTGTGCCGGCAGAAGATGATGATCCCGAAGGTCGACATGTTTGCAAACCGGCTGGTGGAGACGTACGCTCCCATCGTCGCGGCGTAG
- a CDS encoding LysR family transcriptional regulator, which translates to MAKTQRTIRYDWNDVVYFLEVARQRSLVRAAAKLKVDHTTVSRRVRELERSLNSTLFKRSKSGFTLTEIGMRLLQYAEGMESQANSIVEAIGTDTADAGGAVRIAAMEGIGSFYLTRCIADFNRIYPSIQIELITDTRLLDLSRREADIFVSFFRPHGKRLSIKKVGEFRISLYATDAYFGGRSPPTTVKDLETHAFIDFIEDYIYSKENRWLSDVLRPPHTIFRSTSLVAQSIAVSAGQGIAMLPSYVASGNAELFPVMPELFTTRDIWLSVHEDLLHVARIKAVTTFLEKRIEADKAFLNSVQNQRGRRKRSG; encoded by the coding sequence GTGGCGAAGACTCAGCGCACCATCAGGTACGACTGGAACGACGTCGTCTATTTCCTCGAAGTGGCGCGGCAGCGCAGTCTGGTTCGCGCCGCCGCCAAGCTGAAGGTCGACCACACCACCGTCAGCCGCCGCGTCCGCGAGCTGGAGCGCAGCCTGAACTCGACGCTGTTCAAACGCAGCAAGTCGGGCTTCACGCTGACCGAGATCGGCATGCGGCTGCTGCAATATGCCGAGGGCATGGAAAGCCAGGCGAACTCGATCGTCGAGGCGATCGGGACCGATACGGCCGATGCCGGCGGTGCGGTGCGGATCGCTGCGATGGAAGGGATCGGCAGCTTTTATCTCACGCGCTGCATCGCCGACTTCAACCGGATCTACCCGTCGATCCAGATCGAACTGATCACCGACACGCGGCTGCTCGACCTCAGCCGGCGCGAAGCGGATATCTTCGTCAGCTTCTTCCGGCCGCACGGAAAGCGACTGTCGATCAAGAAGGTCGGGGAATTCCGGATCTCGCTGTACGCGACGGATGCGTATTTCGGAGGCCGGAGCCCGCCGACGACGGTGAAGGATCTGGAAACCCACGCCTTCATCGATTTCATCGAGGACTACATCTACAGCAAGGAAAACCGCTGGCTGTCCGACGTACTGCGGCCGCCGCACACGATCTTCCGCAGCACCAGCCTGGTGGCGCAGTCGATCGCCGTGTCGGCCGGCCAAGGGATCGCGATGCTGCCGTCCTACGTGGCGTCCGGCAATGCCGAGCTATTTCCGGTGATGCCCGAACTGTTCACCACGCGCGACATCTGGCTGTCGGTCCACGAAGATCTGCTTCACGTCGCGCGGATCAAGGCGGTCACGACGTTTCTGGAAAAGCGAATCGAGGCCGACAAGGCGTTCCTCAACTCGGTGCAAAATCAGCGCGGTCGCCGCAAGCGGAGTGGCTGA
- a CDS encoding transglycosylase SLT domain-containing protein has product MAVEISNPAVMIVDPARTKVAGAIKQAAGATGTSFQYLLATAKMESDFNPTAQATTSSAQGLFQFIEQTWLGTVKEAGAQLGYGQYADSITRSASGSYSVSDPSARAAIMNLRNDPVVSSAMAGVLTQSNSFKLTGEIGRRPSDAELYMAHFMGVAGAAKLINAASDTPNVAGAALFPSAAAANQSIFYDRSGNARSVSEVYSNLATRYEAAANAPATQSAIASVAGLPVTLASAAPQVPVDNAAYLASFPDVRNVTPAQGSDATRTATSQRGNEPMFRSLFLGGDRAEPISPAVQSLWTSPSQTAMPSQTPIPSQTALPDLPRTPEVRTPTPLDLFSDRNGTFAS; this is encoded by the coding sequence ATGGCGGTCGAGATTTCAAATCCGGCGGTGATGATCGTCGATCCGGCGCGGACCAAGGTCGCCGGCGCGATCAAGCAGGCCGCCGGCGCCACCGGCACCAGCTTCCAGTATCTGCTCGCCACCGCCAAGATGGAGTCGGACTTCAACCCGACCGCCCAGGCCACCACCTCGTCGGCGCAGGGTCTGTTCCAGTTCATCGAGCAGACTTGGCTCGGCACCGTGAAGGAAGCCGGCGCGCAGCTCGGCTATGGCCAATATGCCGATTCCATCACCCGCTCGGCTTCGGGCAGCTATTCGGTCAGCGATCCGTCGGCGCGCGCCGCGATCATGAATCTGCGCAACGATCCGGTGGTGTCCTCGGCGATGGCCGGGGTGCTGACGCAGTCGAACAGTTTCAAGCTCACCGGCGAGATCGGCCGCCGCCCGTCGGATGCCGAACTGTACATGGCGCACTTCATGGGCGTAGCCGGCGCCGCCAAGCTGATCAACGCTGCGAGCGACACGCCGAATGTCGCCGGCGCCGCGCTGTTTCCCTCGGCGGCGGCGGCCAATCAGTCGATCTTCTACGATCGCTCCGGCAACGCCCGCAGCGTCTCCGAGGTGTATTCCAATCTCGCGACGCGCTACGAGGCAGCCGCCAATGCACCTGCAACGCAGAGCGCGATCGCCTCGGTCGCCGGCCTGCCGGTGACGCTGGCTTCGGCCGCACCGCAAGTGCCGGTCGACAACGCCGCGTATCTGGCGAGCTTCCCGGACGTGCGCAACGTCACCCCCGCGCAAGGCAGCGACGCAACGCGCACCGCGACGTCGCAGCGCGGCAACGAACCGATGTTCCGTTCGCTGTTCCTGGGCGGCGACCGCGCCGAGCCGATATCCCCTGCGGTGCAATCGCTGTGGACCTCGCCGTCGCAAACGGCCATGCCGTCACAGACGCCGATTCCGTCCCAGACCGCGCTGCCGGACCTGCCGCGCACTCCCGAAGTCCGCACGCCGACTCCGCTCGATCTGTTCAGCGACCGCAACGGCACGTTCGCGAGCTGA
- the hisI gene encoding phosphoribosyl-AMP cyclohydrolase, which translates to MSSESRSASSPVAPDDIEEGVVLRPKFDAHGLVTVVATDARTGDVLMVAFMNDEALDRTIQTGEAWYYSRSRKRLWKKGETSGHIQKVLEMRVDCDQDAVWIKVDQTGGAACHTGRHSCFYRRIDRGGDGAPVLIETDSERKFDPDKVYGK; encoded by the coding sequence GTGTCCAGCGAATCGCGTTCAGCTTCTTCACCCGTTGCACCCGACGACATCGAGGAAGGCGTTGTGCTGCGCCCGAAATTCGATGCGCACGGGCTCGTCACCGTCGTCGCCACCGACGCGCGGACCGGCGACGTGCTGATGGTCGCGTTCATGAACGACGAAGCGCTCGACCGCACCATCCAGACCGGCGAGGCCTGGTACTACAGCCGCTCGCGCAAGCGGCTGTGGAAGAAGGGCGAGACCTCCGGCCACATCCAGAAGGTGCTGGAGATGCGGGTCGACTGCGATCAGGACGCGGTGTGGATCAAGGTCGACCAGACCGGTGGCGCCGCCTGCCACACCGGCCGCCACTCCTGCTTCTACCGTCGCATCGACCGCGGCGGCGACGGCGCGCCGGTGCTGATCGAGACTGACTCCGAGCGCAAGTTCGACCCGGACAAGGTCTACGGCAAATAG
- the folE gene encoding GTP cyclohydrolase I FolE — MDAKIKPIRGTNPAEGRPEFQPAELEPSEFLEVAVQPDQPRPSRAEAEAAVKTLLSYIGENTEREGLIDTPRRVVEAYDELFQGYHQCPKEVLERTFGETAGYDDFVLVRNISFTSHCEHHVMPFYGKAHIAYTPVERVVGLSKLARLVDIFARRLQTQEHLTAQIAAAIDEVLKPRGVAVLLEAEHTCMSVRGIAKKGATTFTSRYTGVFRDNPAEQARFMSMVRDRG; from the coding sequence ATGGACGCCAAAATCAAGCCGATCCGCGGCACCAATCCGGCCGAAGGCCGCCCCGAATTCCAGCCCGCCGAGCTCGAACCGTCCGAGTTCCTCGAAGTCGCGGTGCAGCCCGATCAGCCGCGCCCGTCGCGCGCTGAGGCTGAGGCCGCGGTGAAGACGCTGCTGTCCTATATCGGCGAGAACACCGAGCGCGAGGGGCTGATCGATACGCCGCGCCGGGTGGTCGAAGCCTATGACGAGCTGTTCCAGGGCTATCACCAGTGCCCGAAGGAAGTGCTGGAGCGCACCTTCGGCGAAACCGCCGGCTATGACGATTTCGTCCTGGTCCGCAACATCAGCTTCACCTCGCATTGCGAGCACCACGTGATGCCGTTCTACGGCAAGGCGCACATCGCCTATACGCCGGTGGAGCGCGTGGTCGGGCTGTCGAAGCTGGCGCGGCTGGTCGACATCTTCGCCCGCCGGCTGCAGACTCAGGAGCATCTCACCGCGCAGATCGCCGCCGCGATCGACGAGGTGCTGAAACCGCGCGGCGTCGCGGTGCTGCTCGAAGCCGAGCACACCTGCATGTCGGTGCGCGGCATCGCCAAGAAGGGCGCCACCACCTTCACCAGCCGCTACACCGGCGTGTTCCGTGACAATCCGGCGGAGCAGGCACGGTTCATGTCGATGGTCAGGGACCGCGGCTAA
- a CDS encoding iron-sulfur cluster assembly scaffold protein produces MLNDVYNKRIIELAGNIPRIGRLEHPDASATAHSKLCGSTVTIDLKMDGDTVTDFAHIVKACALGQASSSIMASHVVGSTASELKALRETVRKMLKENGAPPDGKWADIAMLEPVRDYKARHASTLLTFDAVVDAIGQIEAQNDGAKATA; encoded by the coding sequence ATGCTCAACGACGTCTACAATAAGCGCATCATCGAACTGGCCGGCAATATTCCGCGGATCGGACGGCTGGAGCATCCCGACGCCAGCGCCACCGCGCATTCCAAACTGTGCGGCTCGACGGTGACGATCGACCTCAAGATGGACGGCGACACCGTCACCGACTTCGCCCACATCGTCAAAGCCTGCGCGCTCGGCCAGGCCTCGTCGTCGATCATGGCGAGCCACGTGGTCGGCTCGACCGCCAGCGAACTCAAAGCGTTGCGCGAGACCGTGCGCAAGATGCTGAAAGAGAACGGCGCCCCGCCCGACGGCAAATGGGCCGACATCGCGATGCTCGAGCCGGTCCGCGACTACAAGGCCCGCCACGCCTCGACGCTGCTGACCTTCGACGCGGTGGTCGACGCCATCGGGCAGATCGAAGCGCAAAACGACGGCGCCAAGGCGACAGCGTAA